The Miscanthus floridulus cultivar M001 chromosome 6, ASM1932011v1, whole genome shotgun sequence genomic interval AAAACGAATAGAACACTGACAAAATAGCTTgaagagcaaagaagttcagaaccaTATCACTTATGTATGACCAATTTTTTAATAACTTATATATAATTATAAACTACGTAAAAGCCTCCTGTGGAGGCGTTGGGGCATGCCTCGAGGATTCCCAACAATCTGGATGCCTCCGCGACGGCCCGTTCCCGTTGAGCTCGCCAGCCAGGTCTCCCTAGATCCCCTCCCTGGCTCCCACAAATCCCGTGCCGTCCTCCCGTGACCGTGAGAGGACCGTTCACTGCCCGCGCCCACCTCCCTGGCTGGTGGCCGCCCTTCCAGCGCGGCAGCATGGCTGTCACTTTCGGCGCCTCCCGCTGCTGCTCGGATTCTGCAGCGCAGCCTGATCGATGTGCCTCCTGCACGGCTGCTCCTGCCGCCCCGCCCTGCGCCGTTCGCCACCCCGGGCGGCGGCCGACGGCGATGACCCCGCTGCCCCCAGACGCCGGCAGCACCATCCAGGATGCGGCAAACCGTCTGTCCTCTTCCCGGTCCTGCGTCGGTGCGTCCAGGTGAACGTCTTAGGGATTTGAAATTAGAGGTGCGTCCTGGTCCGGCAATTACGTGATTGCAATTTCATTGCATCTCATTTTCATACACTAGCGCATTTGTGTACTTGCAGAATGGTGTTATTTCTGTTGACTCGAATTAAATTTTGTAGGAGAGGATCTTTTGGCGACTGCTGCTGACCAACCATTTCGCTTCCCTGCCACATTTACATTTGTGGTCAGAGCATTCTCAGGTTTCAATGTCTAATAGTTTACATGTTTACAAGGAAATTGTTATTATACTGTCATTCTACTCGTGCTTTCTCCGTTTTATGCAGTTCTAGATGGTATTGGGAAGGCCTTGATCCTAGGTTTGATATTACAGAGATTGCTAACTGCTAAGCCATGAGTACTTCCTGCATTACTAGCATATGTGAGTTCAGAATTATTAATGTATTATTTAACTAGAAAACAATTGGATATATGTTTAGAATTATTAATGTATTATTGAACTTTTTCTATGTTCCTTCATGCTGAACCAGAAAAGACAAGAGCAAACTTGTCTGCTGGATGACGCTGAGCCCAAGCAAATTCAGTTAGCCTGCACTGGAATCTACTCCTAAATGTTAAAACAAAATTGACAGTGGGCGACTGCAATTTCAATGCGAGAAATCTGATCAAGTGAAACAACCCTTATATCATAAAATTGTTTTCTTTCTTTGATACGATACCTTTTTTTCTGAAGTTCAATATCATCATAATGTGTCTTAAATCTTGCTCTTTATCACCAAGGGAGTTGCTGCAGGTAGTTTGGTGAACCTTGCAACATTGTTGTACTTCAATTCAATCCGAGCGAGTTTGTAAACAAACTGGAGTATACCATCCATCAAATTTCTAGCACATATTTGTTCTCATCACCTGATCTTCAAATCTTCAATAAATGTTGCAGGGACCAGCAACCATTGCATACTCCCTCTGCGCATTCTTCGGGCTGCAAGTTCGGGCGATCTTAGCGTCCTGCAGGGACGTACTATGAGCCTCTGGGTTCCGGTTCGAGGACGCATGGGCCAAGGTGATCCCAGGTACTGCATTCCTCTTGCCATTTTCTGCCACTGGGGAAGTGATTGTACTTTAGCTCTGATGCTCAGTGGGTGATTGCATTGTGGATACGGGATTGGGTGTTTAAATGACATGATCAATAATGCAATGAATTGGAAATGCTAATTGATTCTAGGTGTGTATGTAAAGAGAGGGCCAATTGCTGTTGGTTTGTTGTTGCAAATCTGCAATAGATGTGAGTGATGGATTTGTACATGCAGCTTTGGAGGATTACTAGATGACATTTCTGTTGGTTGAGTAACAGATCAAAAACTAGAATCAAAACAAAGCATAAAAATTCGTTGGGGGTATGGTGTGTAAAAGTGCCCTTTTCAAATACTTTCAACTTGTTGGAATAATTGAACTTGGGGGCGCTTCAGCTCAGGTTCAACGATGAGTGTATACACAGTTTGTGATCTTGTTTAACTTCAGTGCATGCTAATGAGTCTCTGATAGTGTACTAAAATTCAAACGGACTCACCTGAAATTATGATTTATGTAAGCTTTATAAATGCCTTCAGTAATATAGGATTGTCAACCACTTAAGGTTTCTTGATGTCAATACATATAATAGTTTTTTCTGGTCATATtccaaaaatatgtttttaaccaAAGTAATTGTTGTTGTTTTGTTTCAGCTTACCTTTGTCTCTGATGAAGTACTTCCACCTGAActgttatacaattatacttttgGTGAACAACATACACTCTCTATACCAACATCTTTTTAAACTTTGGTCAAGTGAGTTATTTATATCCACTAACTCTTCTACTTTGTATAATCTTGTGGATCCTATAATAGATTAactggctgacaaatcatttaaTTCTAAATAACTCTATGTTTGTTTGTGGGATAGAGAGGGTGATTTCTCAAACGATAAAATTCAACCTGACAAAGTGACAATAGTGACACCTACCCATACCACTGAAAGAGTGGTCTTGCATAAATAAATTTTAAACAATCAAACAATACACTCCTAAAAATATTTTTCCTCTTGAACATTAGTTTGCTTCTGATGGTGTATTTCGTTTGTGCAACCCCAAGAAGCTTTAAGGAATGCTATCTTATTGATTGTTGAGATTTATGTAATTGTGCTAAAAattctatatttatatatgcAGTTGGAATGCAGCATATGAGAGTCTGCTTGGATCAAATAAGCCATTTCCTGCAGACTAGCCTCCGTCTCATAGCACCAGGTTGCATGCAGATAcgccacatgcatatatatgtgaGTTAACATCTTCAGACCTATTTGGGTACAATAGTGCTATCCAAACCAATGTTGTGTTTTTTATTGCCCACTAACACATGTATTTTTATGCTTCTGTTACAGGTGGGTTTTGAAGTGCCATGCTTGCTGAGGTTCGTCTTGGAACAAATCTGACAATCTGTTTCACTATAGGAGGATGATTTCTTGGGTGTCGACATATATTTTTGCACGGTGGTGATAAGAAGGCACCACTGAAACCTCCAGTGAGGAAGGCACTCGCAATGTTCAGTGGGAAAAGAAATCCAAACGACCACCACTTTTCTCGCAAGAGGCACTAAGCTCTCATTTGTCCTCTTCTTTTATGCACGCCTATGGTACCATAGTTTGTAATCTCAGCATGTAATGGTTGAAAGCAGAGTAACTTATTTCTTGTTAACGCGGAGAGTCATCATATTCATACACAGAGATAAGCGTGTAAGCTATGCAGTTTTGCAACATCTATGTATGGTTTTCGTGCTACTGTTTCTCCAATGGATTTGAATTTTGAGTCAGAATAACCCACTATTTACTTCATTTTCAAGAAACATGTTGGCCTTTGTTTTTaccatagcgttagcacgggcacgcTACTAGTTTAATT includes:
- the LOC136457717 gene encoding uncharacterized protein isoform X2, with protein sequence MSLWVPVRGRMGQGDPSLPLSLMKYFHLNCYTIILLVNNIHSLYQHLFKLWSIGMQHMRVCLDQISHFLQTSLRLIAPGCMQIRHMHIYVGFEVPCLLRFVLEQI
- the LOC136457717 gene encoding uncharacterized protein isoform X1; translation: MSTSCITSIWTSNHCILPLRILRAASSGDLSVLQGRTMSLWVPVRGRMGQGDPSLPLSLMKYFHLNCYTIILLVNNIHSLYQHLFKLWSIGMQHMRVCLDQISHFLQTSLRLIAPGCMQIRHMHIYVGFEVPCLLRFVLEQI